The sequence TTTCCGCCACTTCATGGCCAAGGAGATTCACGAACAGCCGGAAGTCGTCGGCCATACCCTGGCGCACTATCTGGACCTTGCGTCCAATCAGGTCGCGCTGCCGGACCTTCCGTTCGACTTCGCCAATATCAACCGGCTGTCCCTATCGGCGTGCGGCACGGCGTTCTATGCGTGCCTCGTCGCGAAGTACTGGTTCGAACGTTGGGCGAAGCTGCCGGTCGATGTGGATATCGCCTCGGAGTTCCGTTACCGCGAGATCGCGATGGATCCAGGCGGCGCGGCGCTGTTCGTGTCCCAGTCGGGCGAGACGGCCGACACCTTGGCCTCGCTCCGCTATTGCCGGGAGCAGAACCAGCATGTCCTGTCCGTGGTCAACGTGCGCGAGTCCTCGATTGCGCGCGAATCGGACGGCGTGTTGCCGACACTCGGCGGCCCCGAGATCGGCGTGGCCTCGACGAAGGCGTTCACCTGTCAGCTCACCGTGCTGGCGTGTTTGGCGATCGCCGCGGGCAAGGCGCGGGGCACGATCGGTCCCGAGCTCGAGGCCGAACTCGTGGAAGCCCTGGTGGAGGTTCCCCGGCACATGGCGGAAATTCTTCGCGATGAGTCACCCTACGAGGAACTGGCCCACAGCCTGTCGAAGGCGCGGGACGTACTCTATCTCGGCCGGGGCACGAGCTATCCGATCGCGCTCGAGGGTGCGCTCAAGCTCAAAGAAATTTCCTATATCCACGCCGAAGGTTACGCCGCCGGAGAGCTCAAGCACGGCCCCATCGCCCTGATCGACGAGAGCGTGCCGGTCATCGTGATAGCCCCGCGGGACGAGCTTTTCGACAAGACCGTCTCCAACATGCAGGAAGTTGCGGCCCGGGAGGGCAAGATCGTCCTCGTCAGCGACGCCGACCCCGCCAGCGTCGGCTGCGCGGTACAGACCACCTTGGCGGTCCCGACCGTTCACCCTTTCGTTTCGCCTTTGGTCTATGCTGTTCCGGTTCAGTTGATCGCTTATTACACGGCGGTCTTCATGGGAACCGATGTGGATCAGCCTCGAAATCTCGCAAAGTCAGTTACGGTCGAGTAGACTCTAGC comes from Methyloceanibacter stevinii and encodes:
- the glmS gene encoding glutamine--fructose-6-phosphate transaminase (isomerizing), with amino-acid sequence MCGIVGVLGKGPVAELLVDALKRLEYRGYDSTGVATVGARDIERRRAEGKLRNLEALLSVEPLAGNAGIGHTRWATHGKPSESNAHPHMTDDVAVVHNGIIENFRELKAELQGEGAAFTSDTDTEVIAHLITRELRDGKDPIAAVHKVLSHLQGAFALAMIFKGYDDLMVAARQGSPLAIGYGDGEMYVGSDAIALAPFTDNIAYLEDGDWAVITREGVTIHGRDGAVVDRSVVKSSGAGLVVDKGNFRHFMAKEIHEQPEVVGHTLAHYLDLASNQVALPDLPFDFANINRLSLSACGTAFYACLVAKYWFERWAKLPVDVDIASEFRYREIAMDPGGAALFVSQSGETADTLASLRYCREQNQHVLSVVNVRESSIARESDGVLPTLGGPEIGVASTKAFTCQLTVLACLAIAAGKARGTIGPELEAELVEALVEVPRHMAEILRDESPYEELAHSLSKARDVLYLGRGTSYPIALEGALKLKEISYIHAEGYAAGELKHGPIALIDESVPVIVIAPRDELFDKTVSNMQEVAAREGKIVLVSDADPASVGCAVQTTLAVPTVHPFVSPLVYAVPVQLIAYYTAVFMGTDVDQPRNLAKSVTVE